One stretch of Bombina bombina isolate aBomBom1 chromosome 7, aBomBom1.pri, whole genome shotgun sequence DNA includes these proteins:
- the PPP1R13L gene encoding relA-associated inhibitor isoform X2 has protein sequence MAGDQVKAEKAFMDMNYHSLASQELDLKQMELDSAAAKLDVLRRELENKREAGNPIKGQSKDVPTQGTVLSLSPSLTRKSIPSPNPVSITSNLPVLKPRPQESMPVAPQLFFSHTPSGPSHPISPTLTRRTHSTDSNTDSYLSAPLRSPRGRPSSPRLHYYERSPSPRLLSGSYDYPLVPRSASPVPDMPPGGMYTEWGPPQRHTPAYEVPPGFVPRFSDDVSSLRRRPPQRNWNESDLDVSYEKKPSSERSDRAPIGGLPLVGAWRESSLDAMPAKGKGDSSSTLPRGYKFSSGTDRISSGVEPVRRSGTGTLPRSLPTQQPISRIPVPPPQGRNQPHRPLPLSMIFRLQNAFWEHQTPPPMQSTQPPVTMVQPPPLFLPVVPDLPLPAVPAQVAPQSEEVPRPLSPTRLQPTLPPSLAEVQRVLEDMPRPLRRRGSQEHTSQGPLLPSHNRQYKQIMGRLFGRAPSKLKTDEKFQGSSQKYGSVSEEQGTEDEMINTYFKTPTIIEDAKTEEKLSDSSPNRTPSPEEPPCIIIEGSESRVGACPVPSEVESGVPVVIGGNQTMGLRSALKGRNSPRKSGPRRARLDPLIMLLDGALTGELDVVTQALREVNDPSLPNEEGITALHNAICGANYHIVNLLVNSGANVNAADSHGWTPLHCAASCNDTQMCSILVRHGAAIFATTYSDGSLAVDRCDPYQEGYKECITFLTEVEQCMGETQSGVVYALWDYTAEFSDELSFREGDTVTVLRKDGDGGNWWWASLCGREGYVPRNYFGMYPRVRPQRSPL, from the exons ATGGCAGGAGACCAAGTCAAagcagagaaggcatttatggaCATGAACTACCATT CTCTGGCCTCCCAGGAATTGGATTTGAAGCAAATGGAACTGGATTCTGCAGCGGCCAAATTAGATGTCCTGAGACGTGAGCTGGAGAATAAGAGAGAAGCCGGAAACCCTATCAAGGGACAG AGTAAAGATGTTCCCACTCAGGGAACTGTCCTCTCCCTTTCCCCCTCACTGACACGGaagtccatcccctctccaaatccTGTCTCTATCACCTCCAACCTACCTGTTCTCAAACCCCGCCCACAAGAGTCCATGCCTGTGGCCCCCCAATTGTTTTTTAGCCACACACCCTCAGGTCCCTCACACCCGATTTCCCCCACCCTCACTCGTCGGACCCATTCTACTGACTCTAATACAGATTCCTATCTCAGCGCCCCATTGCGTAGCCCCAGAGGTCGCCCCTCCTCTCCTCGATTACATTACTATGAACGCTCTCCCTCACCCCGTCTGTTGTCTGGCTCATATGATTACCCTCTGGTACCTCGATCTGCCTCACCTGTACCGGATATGCCCCCCGGAGGGATGTATACTGAATGGGGTCCCCCACAGAGGCATACACCAGCCTATGAGGTCCCTCCTGGCTTCGTACCCAGGTTTTCAG ATGATGTCAGTTCTCTTCGCCGCCGGCCACCACAACGCAACTGGAACGAGTCTGATCTGGATGTTTCGTATGAAAAGAAACCATCTTCAGAAA GGTCTGATCGAGCCCCTATTGGGGGTCTTCCGCTTGTTGGGGCCTGGAGGGAGAGCAGCTTGGACGCCATGCCAGCGAAAGGGAAG GGAGACTCCTCTTCCACTCTCCCTCGAGGTTACAAATTTTCCTCAGGTACAGACCGTATTTCCTCTGGGGTGGAGCCTGTACGGAGATCAGGAACTGGCACTCTGCCCCGTTCACTCCCCACTCAGCAGCCTATCTCGCGTATTCCTGTTCCACCTCCTCAAGGGAGAAACCAGCCTCACAGGCCCCTCCCTCTTTCCATGATTTTTCGTCTGCAAAATGCATTCTGGGAGCACCAGACCCCACCCCCTATGCAATCCACACAACCTCCAGTGACTATGGTCCAGCCACCGCCTTTATTTTTACCTGTAGTACCAGATTTGCCACTCCCTGCTGTGCCTGCTCAAGTAGCACCTCAGAGTGAGGAAGTGCCCCGACCCCTCAGTCCCACCCGTCTTCAGCCCACACTTCCTCCCTCATTGGCTGAGGTACAGAGAGTACTTGAAGATATGCCACGCCCTTTGAGGAGGAGGGGCTCCCAAGAGCACACAAGTCAGGGCCCTCTTCTTCCCTCTCACAACCGACAGTACAAGCAAATTATGGGTCGTCTTTTTGGGAGAGCTCCCAGCAAGCTAAAAACAGATGAGAAGTTTCAAGGCTCCTCACAAAAGTATgggtctgtctcagaggaacagGGAACTGAGGATGAGATGATAAACACCTACTTTAAGACACCCACAATTATTGAGGATGCCAAGACTGAAGAGAAATTATCAGACTCCTCCCCTAATCGTACACCATCCCCTGAGGAACCACCTTGCATCATTATAGAGGGATCAGAATCCAGGGTGGGGGCATGCCCTGTGCCTTCTGAAGTGGAGTCAGGAGTTCCTGTGGTGATTGGAGGAAATCAGACCATG GGTCTCCGATCTGCTTTAAAGGGCCGTAACTCCCCACGCAAATCTGGCCCCCGCAGAGCCAGACTGGACCCCCTCATAATGCTTCTAGATGGTGCACTGACAGGTGAACTGGACGTGGTGACACAGGCTCTGAGAGAG GTAAATGACCCCAGCCTACCTAACGAGGAGGGAATCACCGCCCTGCACAATGCAATATGTGGCGCTAATTACCACATTGTTAACTTACTTGTGAACAGCGGAGCCAATGTTAACGCTGCAGATAGTCACGGATG GACCCCCCTCCACTGTGCTGCCTCCTGTAACGACACACAGATGTGCTCCATATTGGTGCGACACGGAGCAGCCATCTTTGCTACAACCTACAGTGATGGCAGCCTGGCTGTTGATAGATGTGATCCCTATCAGGAGGGTTATAAAGAATGCATCACTTTCCTAACCG AGGTTGAACAGTGCATGGGAGAGACCCAGAGTGGAGTAGTCTATGCATTGTGGGACTACACAGCCGAGTTTTCTGACGAGTTGTCCTTTAGGGAAGGGGATACTGTCACTGTATTAAGGAAGGATGGTGATGGGGGTAACTGGTGGTGGGCCTCTCTGTGTGGACGAGAAGGCTACGTACCTCGTAACTACTTTGGG
- the PPP1R13L gene encoding relA-associated inhibitor isoform X1 yields MEVIVLPRTKLISWRDSLRKMAGDQVKAEKAFMDMNYHSLASQELDLKQMELDSAAAKLDVLRRELENKREAGNPIKGQSKDVPTQGTVLSLSPSLTRKSIPSPNPVSITSNLPVLKPRPQESMPVAPQLFFSHTPSGPSHPISPTLTRRTHSTDSNTDSYLSAPLRSPRGRPSSPRLHYYERSPSPRLLSGSYDYPLVPRSASPVPDMPPGGMYTEWGPPQRHTPAYEVPPGFVPRFSDDVSSLRRRPPQRNWNESDLDVSYEKKPSSERSDRAPIGGLPLVGAWRESSLDAMPAKGKGDSSSTLPRGYKFSSGTDRISSGVEPVRRSGTGTLPRSLPTQQPISRIPVPPPQGRNQPHRPLPLSMIFRLQNAFWEHQTPPPMQSTQPPVTMVQPPPLFLPVVPDLPLPAVPAQVAPQSEEVPRPLSPTRLQPTLPPSLAEVQRVLEDMPRPLRRRGSQEHTSQGPLLPSHNRQYKQIMGRLFGRAPSKLKTDEKFQGSSQKYGSVSEEQGTEDEMINTYFKTPTIIEDAKTEEKLSDSSPNRTPSPEEPPCIIIEGSESRVGACPVPSEVESGVPVVIGGNQTMGLRSALKGRNSPRKSGPRRARLDPLIMLLDGALTGELDVVTQALREVNDPSLPNEEGITALHNAICGANYHIVNLLVNSGANVNAADSHGWTPLHCAASCNDTQMCSILVRHGAAIFATTYSDGSLAVDRCDPYQEGYKECITFLTEVEQCMGETQSGVVYALWDYTAEFSDELSFREGDTVTVLRKDGDGGNWWWASLCGREGYVPRNYFGMYPRVRPQRSPL; encoded by the exons ATGGAGGTCATTGTCCTTCCCAGGACCAAACTGATTAGTTGGCGAGATTCTCTTCGCAAGATGGCAGGAGACCAAGTCAAagcagagaaggcatttatggaCATGAACTACCATT CTCTGGCCTCCCAGGAATTGGATTTGAAGCAAATGGAACTGGATTCTGCAGCGGCCAAATTAGATGTCCTGAGACGTGAGCTGGAGAATAAGAGAGAAGCCGGAAACCCTATCAAGGGACAG AGTAAAGATGTTCCCACTCAGGGAACTGTCCTCTCCCTTTCCCCCTCACTGACACGGaagtccatcccctctccaaatccTGTCTCTATCACCTCCAACCTACCTGTTCTCAAACCCCGCCCACAAGAGTCCATGCCTGTGGCCCCCCAATTGTTTTTTAGCCACACACCCTCAGGTCCCTCACACCCGATTTCCCCCACCCTCACTCGTCGGACCCATTCTACTGACTCTAATACAGATTCCTATCTCAGCGCCCCATTGCGTAGCCCCAGAGGTCGCCCCTCCTCTCCTCGATTACATTACTATGAACGCTCTCCCTCACCCCGTCTGTTGTCTGGCTCATATGATTACCCTCTGGTACCTCGATCTGCCTCACCTGTACCGGATATGCCCCCCGGAGGGATGTATACTGAATGGGGTCCCCCACAGAGGCATACACCAGCCTATGAGGTCCCTCCTGGCTTCGTACCCAGGTTTTCAG ATGATGTCAGTTCTCTTCGCCGCCGGCCACCACAACGCAACTGGAACGAGTCTGATCTGGATGTTTCGTATGAAAAGAAACCATCTTCAGAAA GGTCTGATCGAGCCCCTATTGGGGGTCTTCCGCTTGTTGGGGCCTGGAGGGAGAGCAGCTTGGACGCCATGCCAGCGAAAGGGAAG GGAGACTCCTCTTCCACTCTCCCTCGAGGTTACAAATTTTCCTCAGGTACAGACCGTATTTCCTCTGGGGTGGAGCCTGTACGGAGATCAGGAACTGGCACTCTGCCCCGTTCACTCCCCACTCAGCAGCCTATCTCGCGTATTCCTGTTCCACCTCCTCAAGGGAGAAACCAGCCTCACAGGCCCCTCCCTCTTTCCATGATTTTTCGTCTGCAAAATGCATTCTGGGAGCACCAGACCCCACCCCCTATGCAATCCACACAACCTCCAGTGACTATGGTCCAGCCACCGCCTTTATTTTTACCTGTAGTACCAGATTTGCCACTCCCTGCTGTGCCTGCTCAAGTAGCACCTCAGAGTGAGGAAGTGCCCCGACCCCTCAGTCCCACCCGTCTTCAGCCCACACTTCCTCCCTCATTGGCTGAGGTACAGAGAGTACTTGAAGATATGCCACGCCCTTTGAGGAGGAGGGGCTCCCAAGAGCACACAAGTCAGGGCCCTCTTCTTCCCTCTCACAACCGACAGTACAAGCAAATTATGGGTCGTCTTTTTGGGAGAGCTCCCAGCAAGCTAAAAACAGATGAGAAGTTTCAAGGCTCCTCACAAAAGTATgggtctgtctcagaggaacagGGAACTGAGGATGAGATGATAAACACCTACTTTAAGACACCCACAATTATTGAGGATGCCAAGACTGAAGAGAAATTATCAGACTCCTCCCCTAATCGTACACCATCCCCTGAGGAACCACCTTGCATCATTATAGAGGGATCAGAATCCAGGGTGGGGGCATGCCCTGTGCCTTCTGAAGTGGAGTCAGGAGTTCCTGTGGTGATTGGAGGAAATCAGACCATG GGTCTCCGATCTGCTTTAAAGGGCCGTAACTCCCCACGCAAATCTGGCCCCCGCAGAGCCAGACTGGACCCCCTCATAATGCTTCTAGATGGTGCACTGACAGGTGAACTGGACGTGGTGACACAGGCTCTGAGAGAG GTAAATGACCCCAGCCTACCTAACGAGGAGGGAATCACCGCCCTGCACAATGCAATATGTGGCGCTAATTACCACATTGTTAACTTACTTGTGAACAGCGGAGCCAATGTTAACGCTGCAGATAGTCACGGATG GACCCCCCTCCACTGTGCTGCCTCCTGTAACGACACACAGATGTGCTCCATATTGGTGCGACACGGAGCAGCCATCTTTGCTACAACCTACAGTGATGGCAGCCTGGCTGTTGATAGATGTGATCCCTATCAGGAGGGTTATAAAGAATGCATCACTTTCCTAACCG AGGTTGAACAGTGCATGGGAGAGACCCAGAGTGGAGTAGTCTATGCATTGTGGGACTACACAGCCGAGTTTTCTGACGAGTTGTCCTTTAGGGAAGGGGATACTGTCACTGTATTAAGGAAGGATGGTGATGGGGGTAACTGGTGGTGGGCCTCTCTGTGTGGACGAGAAGGCTACGTACCTCGTAACTACTTTGGG